In the genome of Ignavibacteria bacterium, one region contains:
- a CDS encoding putative peptidoglycan glycosyltransferase FtsW — MRLKDYKIDVWILLAVLFLLIFSLGAVYSSSSTFSMDKFNDPDYMFKQHLIKVAISIFCIFLFARFNYKAYMDWGKYLIWISIGMLAFIFVGGVSEIKGASRWISLGPLSFQPSDVAKFTLIIYVSTLLVRKKDYVQMLYRGYLPILFYILLVTILVALQPNFSTASLIFITSILILLNSPVKLKHIFYTITALIPFAVIFVLSKSYIMGRLSSHAEYTSGGNSNYQLQQAMIGFGNGGIFGIGPGNSLQKEYFLPEAHGDFIFSVVGEEYGFIGTFIVVALFAVIMIRGYKIAKDMTEDFGRYVAFGITTIISLYAIVNMCVSTGLIPTTGVPMPFISYGGTAMIINSIAIGVLLNISSFRNEPADTEWTPFLEESIR, encoded by the coding sequence GTGAGATTAAAAGATTATAAAATAGACGTCTGGATTTTACTTGCGGTATTGTTTCTGCTGATTTTCAGTCTTGGTGCGGTTTACAGCTCAAGCTCAACTTTTTCTATGGACAAATTCAACGACCCGGATTATATGTTTAAACAACACCTGATTAAAGTTGCGATTTCGATTTTCTGCATCTTCCTATTTGCTAGATTTAACTATAAAGCATACATGGATTGGGGAAAATATTTAATCTGGATTTCGATTGGAATGCTTGCGTTTATTTTTGTCGGCGGTGTGAGCGAAATAAAAGGCGCGAGCAGATGGATAAGCTTAGGACCGTTGAGTTTTCAACCATCGGACGTTGCGAAATTCACTTTGATAATTTATGTCTCAACTTTGCTGGTAAGAAAAAAAGATTATGTGCAGATGCTATATAGAGGATACTTGCCGATTTTGTTTTACATTTTACTTGTAACAATTTTGGTAGCGCTTCAACCCAACTTTTCGACTGCATCATTAATTTTTATAACCAGCATCTTGATATTGCTTAATTCGCCTGTGAAGCTGAAACATATTTTTTATACAATTACTGCCTTGATTCCATTTGCTGTTATATTTGTCTTATCGAAGTCATACATAATGGGACGTCTTTCATCGCATGCCGAGTATACTTCAGGGGGTAATTCTAATTACCAGCTTCAACAAGCGATGATTGGTTTTGGTAATGGAGGAATATTTGGTATTGGTCCGGGCAACTCGCTTCAAAAAGAATATTTTCTGCCTGAAGCACACGGTGATTTTATTTTTTCAGTTGTCGGTGAGGAATATGGCTTTATAGGAACGTTCATTGTAGTTGCTCTTTTCGCAGTGATAATGATTCGCGGTTATAAAATCGCAAAAGATATGACGGAAGATTTTGGAAGATATGTTGCATTCGGAATAACAACAATAATTTCTCTTTATGCAATTGTGAATATGTGTGTATCGACAGGTTTAATTCCAACAACAGGGGTTCCAATGCCATTCATTAGTTACGGCGGAACTGCGATGATAATTAACTCGATAGCAATAGGAGTTCTGCTAAATATTTCATCTTTCAGAAATGAACCTGCAGATACGGAATGGACTCCGTTTCTTGAGGAATCGATAAGATGA